TGCTTAAGGGGCTCTATTCCAAGGGCCTTGCACAACTCCTCATATGCCGGATACGAGCCTGTACTGAAGACCTCACCGTTAACAAAAACAACCGGCAGTATCTTTTTGCCGTTCTTATGAAGCAGTTCGGCAATGCTTTTGTTTGCCATGAATTCCTTTGGTTGCTGAGCGAGGTTGAATCTTTCGATTTGAACGCCCTGTTTTTTCAATGCCAGCACAGCGTCATTCATCTTTACAAGTACCGGATCAAGTGTCGGTCCGCACAGCCCTGAAGAGCAGCACATTGCCGGGTCATAGATTTCTACCTTCATATAGTTACCTCCTTTATAATTTCAGTTTTTACGGCATTTCCTTTTATATAAACACGTCTCGAATTAACGGGCTGTTGTCCAAACCATAAATTGTCACCCTGAACTTGTTTCAGGGTCTCATACCTCATTATTTTTGTTAGATTTCCCGAATTTAAATCGGGATTCAGAATAACAGTAAGGGCATTTTCATATTTGGGCAACAGCCCGTTAAGAGTTAATACTGTTTTTCAGTGCTTCCGTGTCCTGTATTTTATCTTGTATCATCGATTCTTCCACACTCTTCCCTGAAGACCCAAAGAGTCTATACTCGGTCTTCTTTGCAAACCACACAAGCACAAGCATTACAGGCACCTCAACCAACGGGCCTATGACGGTTGCAAGGGCGACCGCCGGACTAAAGGCCGTTATCGCTATTGCTATTGCTATCTCAAAGTCCCTTCCGGTGGAGTTAAAACCGACGGCAACCGCATCCTTGTAATTAAGACCGAGCTTCCAACCCGTGAGATAAACCGCTACAAACATTACCCAGAAGAAGATCGTCATAGGTATCGCCATCTGAACTATTAAGAGAGGATTCTTGAGTATCAAATCACCCTTCAGGGCAAACATCACGACGAGTGTGAACAATAAGCCCACGATAGACATGGTATCAAGATAGAATTTCAGTTTATGAAACCACCCCTCACCAAACCTCTTAACGCCGAGGAATCTGGTAAGTATTCCGGCTATAAGCGGTATACCGAGATAAAGGACCACGCTCTCTCCAACCACCCATACATCGAAATTCACCTCTCCTAAAAGGAGTTTTGCATAGACGGGTATGAGCATCATCTGTATTATTGAGTTAACCGCTACAAGGATTATGGCAAGGGGACCATTGCCTGCTGCAAGATATGTAAAGACAATAACCATTGCAATACACGGAGCAAGCCCGTAAAGGACAAGTCCGGTGTATAGATCAGGCTCTCCGCTTAGAAAAATCTTCGCAAGCAGGAGCATGAAAAACGGCGCTATGGCATAGTTGAAGAACATGACTATCAGGAGTTGTTTGGGCGAGCGGGCAGCCTTGCCCAGATCCTCAAACTTTATATTTGCCATCGCAGGGTAGATCATCATGAAGAGACCGGCCACAATGCCGAGTGCAAGGGTGTTGGGTATGCTGAATTCGTATGTCCCGCGAAAGATGGACTTGATTGCATCAATGGGGGGTGTCAGCTGGAAGTTGGAAATTCCGTATACTCTGCCGATTGCTATTCCGATAACCATGCTGACGATCACAAATGCAGGCAGTAGCCTGAAGTTGTGCACTTTCTCAAGAGCCCTTCTGAACATTCTTTACCTCCTCAAGAAATTCTTCTATTTTAGTTTTTATCTCATCCCTTGCCCTTCTGAACTCTTTTAACATCTCCTCCCCGGTTCCTACTGTTCCCACAGGATCGTCGATGGGCCAGTGGAGGCGCTTAATCTCCGGCGGTGTCATCGGGCACGATGCCTCGGCATTACCGCAGAGGGTAATTATTATATCCATCTGTCTGAGCAGCTCTTCATCAATCGATTTAGATTGCTGGCCGGTAATATCAATCCCGATCTCCTCCATCACCCTGATGGCATATGGGTTGACACCTGCCGGTATAAGTCCTGCACTGAAAGGCTCTATAAACCCCTCTCCAAGCCTTTTCGCAAGTCCTTCCGCCATCTGTGAGCGGCAGGAGTTTCCCGTACATAGGAACATTACCTTAAGCATTTATACCTCCGTGGCTTAGCCATTTATTCTCCTTCAGCTATTCAAACTTTTTTGGGTTTGCACAAGACCTTTATATCCTGTTTAACGGACTCATTTAATTTCTTTTTGTCCTCCTGTATTAGGATATCATCCTCGAGACATGAAGAGAGGAGCTTGAGGAAGTCGAGATTATAGTTGTTTATTGTCTTATCCGACAGGCGATAGAATGTCCATGTTCCATCTCTTCTGCATTCAACGAGACCCGCCGTCTTCAGTATCCCTAAGTGTTTTGAGACCGTTGACTGCCCCATCACCAGTATGTCCATCAACTGACAGACACATAACTCCCTCTCCTCAAGGAGTTTCAGTATCCTCACCCGGGTCTCATCGGATACCGCCTTTGCCTGTATAATAAAATCCCTCAACATCATTCATCTCTTTATCACTATATCATGATATAAGAATATAACAAAGGTAACAGCAGTGTCAAGTAATTTTTTCCTGCTTATACCCAGATCCAGGAATAAAAAAGCATATGTCGGTGAAGAGGGTCTATCGTATTGCTCCTGACACTACCATATCACCGGATTTGGGTTATTGAAGACCCACAGGCATTATAAGGTTAGGGAGTTTTACGGTGATGCTGACTGACTGCCCCGATCTTTGATCGGGGAGCTTCACTCATCATGTCTGCATTATGCGGGATAATTCCTTTATCAAATCTTCCGTCTGAAACGGCTTGACGAGCCGGCCCCTAAATCCATAGTCGGTGTAATTGGCCATAACCGGATCAGTGGAGTAGCCGCTGGAAACAATAATCTTTGCCCCGGGAGCAATGGCAAGAAGTTCCTTGACCGCTTCTTTACCGCCCATGCCGCCCGGGATGGTTAAATCCATAATCACAATATCAAAGGGATTGCCGCTTTTGGCAGCAGAGATATATTTTTCTATTGCCTCTTTTCCATCCACAGCAAAATCGAACGTATATCCGCATGAGTCAAGCATTGCAGCTGCGACATTTCTGACTATTTCTTGGTCATCCATCACCAGCACGTGTCCGGACAGAGATTCAGGTTTTTCGGTCAAATCCGGATGAATCGTGGTTATTTCTTTACGGTATGACTTCTCAGCCGGAAGATAAAGGGTAAAGGTTGTACCGACTCCTGGTGTGGAATCAACGCTGACGTGGCCGTTATGTTTTGTAATAATACTATGTACCTTTGCCAGTCCCAGACCGCCACCGGTCTGCTTGGTACTAAAATAAGGATCAAATATCTTCTCGATATGTTTTGGTAGAATGCCTACCCCTTCATCCCGGATACAGAGCCTTACAAAATCTCCTGATAAGTGACTTGAAACCATTTCATCGAGGTTTCCTGTGTTTTCAGCATCGATATACAGGTTGCCTCCCTCCGGCATGGCATGTATGGCATTAACAGTCAGATTGGTGATCACATGGCTGATCTGTCCTTTATCAGCTTTAACATGCCATAAATTATCAGGCAGGTTAAAATGTGCTTTCACATTGCTGCCACTGAGGTTGAACCTTACCGTGGTCTGAACAACCGCTTTCAGATCTACGGTTCCCAATATGGGGTCTCCGCCTTTGGCAAAGGTAAGAAGCTGTTTCGTCAAATCGGTTGCTCTCTCCAATGCCTGATTAGCGGTTTCCAGGTAGGTATAGGCAGGATGATCCGGAGAGGTTTTCAGCTTTGCCATATCAATATTTCCAAATAGCGCCGTGAGTATATTATTGAAGTCATGTGCAATGCCTCCAGCCAGCACACCGACAGATTCAAGTTTTTTTGACTTTAAGAGTTCCGCTTCTGTTTTCAGTTGTTCGGTAACATCACGAAAAACAAGAACCACGCCACGGATATTGCCGTTAATATCTGTAATTGGAGTGGCGCTGTCGGCAATGTTGTACTCGGTTCCATCTTTTGAAATGAGAATGGCATGATTTCCAAACCCGACGATCCGCCCCTCCACCAATACCCTGCTTAAGGGATCGGGGACTGCCTCCCTGGTATTTTCATCGATAATGTTAAATACCTCGGTAAGGTACGTACCCTTTGCTTCCTCCGCCTTCCAACCGGTGAGTTTTTCTGCAACCATGTTCACTATCTCAACTCTTCCCGACTTATCGGTTGTGATAACCCCGTCACCGATAGAATGTATGGTTATAGAAAGCTGTTCTCTTTCATTCTGAAGTTCTTGCTGAGCATGGATCTTGTCCTGCAGCATCTTGTTGGCATTTTTCGCCATCTGCTCAAACTCAACAAATCGAACCATATCCAGGTCGATTGGTTCATTAGAAAAAGCAGCCCGGTTTAAAAATGAGATAAACAGGCTGAAATCATTTTTGAGTCTACGGGTCAGCAGGTTAAATAGAAACAGAAAAAGAGCTACTATTCCCACGGCGATTATTATGAAATAGAACATCTTTGCCTTGAGCTGACTGTTTAATTCGCTCCGCACCAAGGCAATATTATTTTCTACATCATCGAGATAAACGCCCGCACCGACAAGCCATTGCCAGTCAGGGATTCCATAAATAAAGGAGGCTTTTGGCGATACTTTATCGGGATTGGTTAACTTGATGTGTGAGTAATAGATATAATCACCCTCAGGTTTTAAAGCGGCATTGTACTCTTTTTTAAAGATATCTTTCATCTGCTCAGGATGTTTATTAAAAACCTCCCAGAGTTTTTTTGTTCCCGAAAAAAGTATTCCGTTTGAAACCAAAGCATCCCCGTTTAGTCTATTAATAAAAATATAGCCTTCTTTACCAAACCTGATCCTGCTAATGGTTGCCAGCAAATCTGACTTTATTTGTTCTTCAACATCATCAACATACACTCCGGCGCCAATCGACCAATTATAAGGTTTAAATAGCTTGATAAAAGCTATTCTTCTAAAATCATTCTTTAAATCGGAATCTGGTTTTGGCCAATAACTTGTTACAAATCCTTCACCTTTTTCTCTCAACAATTTCAACTCTTCTTTTACGACATAGTTTCCTTTAGAATCTTGCAAGTTAATAATATTTATGCCCTCAAAGGAGGGGATTAACTGATGCAGAATATTTCTGCCTGATAAAGAAGTTATAAAGTAGTACCCCTGACTATTATCAAAGCGGATCGATCCTAAGACCGTTGTAATAATTTCTTGTATTTCGTCTTTGCTTTTAGTATCTCTAAATTTATCATAGATGTTTTGAGCAATCTCATACGCATCATAAACTTTTTTTTTGATTGTCCCTTTTGCTGA
The sequence above is drawn from the bacterium BMS3Abin08 genome and encodes:
- the arsD gene encoding arsenical resistance operon trans-acting repressor ArsD codes for the protein MKVEIYDPAMCCSSGLCGPTLDPVLVKMNDAVLALKKQGVQIERFNLAQQPKEFMANKSIAELLHKNGKKILPVVFVNGEVFSTGSYPAYEELCKALGIEPLKQGKPITLKVKVNLQEKV
- a CDS encoding sodium Bile acid symporter family protein translates to MFRRALEKVHNFRLLPAFVIVSMVIGIAIGRVYGISNFQLTPPIDAIKSIFRGTYEFSIPNTLALGIVAGLFMMIYPAMANIKFEDLGKAARSPKQLLIVMFFNYAIAPFFMLLLAKIFLSGEPDLYTGLVLYGLAPCIAMVIVFTYLAAGNGPLAIILVAVNSIIQMMLIPVYAKLLLGEVNFDVWVVGESVVLYLGIPLIAGILTRFLGVKRFGEGWFHKLKFYLDTMSIVGLLFTLVVMFALKGDLILKNPLLIVQMAIPMTIFFWVMFVAVYLTGWKLGLNYKDAVAVGFNSTGRDFEIAIAIAITAFSPAVALATVIGPLVEVPVMLVLVWFAKKTEYRLFGSSGKSVEESMIQDKIQDTEALKNSINS
- the arsC2 gene encoding arsenate-mycothiol transferase ArsC2 gives rise to the protein MLKVMFLCTGNSCRSQMAEGLAKRLGEGFIEPFSAGLIPAGVNPYAIRVMEEIGIDITGQQSKSIDEELLRQMDIIITLCGNAEASCPMTPPEIKRLHWPIDDPVGTVGTGEEMLKEFRRARDEIKTKIEEFLEEVKNVQKGS
- the aseR gene encoding HTH-type transcriptional repressor AseR; this translates as MLRDFIIQAKAVSDETRVRILKLLEERELCVCQLMDILVMGQSTVSKHLGILKTAGLVECRRDGTWTFYRLSDKTINNYNLDFLKLLSSCLEDDILIQEDKKKLNESVKQDIKVLCKPKKV
- a CDS encoding blue-light-activated protein, encoding MKQKINFIKSIKLWGVFLLIALAGIIISLDIVDSYRDFNIRAKKMRADYVTQQKQMIKQEVHRIVDMINHVRTQSEISAKGTIKKKVYDAYEIAQNIYDKFRDTKSKDEIQEIITTVLGSIRFDNSQGYYFITSLSGRNILHQLIPSFEGINIINLQDSKGNYVVKEELKLLREKGEGFVTSYWPKPDSDLKNDFRRIAFIKLFKPYNWSIGAGVYVDDVEEQIKSDLLATISRIRFGKEGYIFINRLNGDALVSNGILFSGTKKLWEVFNKHPEQMKDIFKKEYNAALKPEGDYIYYSHIKLTNPDKVSPKASFIYGIPDWQWLVGAGVYLDDVENNIALVRSELNSQLKAKMFYFIIIAVGIVALFLFLFNLLTRRLKNDFSLFISFLNRAAFSNEPIDLDMVRFVEFEQMAKNANKMLQDKIHAQQELQNEREQLSITIHSIGDGVITTDKSGRVEIVNMVAEKLTGWKAEEAKGTYLTEVFNIIDENTREAVPDPLSRVLVEGRIVGFGNHAILISKDGTEYNIADSATPITDINGNIRGVVLVFRDVTEQLKTEAELLKSKKLESVGVLAGGIAHDFNNILTALFGNIDMAKLKTSPDHPAYTYLETANQALERATDLTKQLLTFAKGGDPILGTVDLKAVVQTTVRFNLSGSNVKAHFNLPDNLWHVKADKGQISHVITNLTVNAIHAMPEGGNLYIDAENTGNLDEMVSSHLSGDFVRLCIRDEGVGILPKHIEKIFDPYFSTKQTGGGLGLAKVHSIITKHNGHVSVDSTPGVGTTFTLYLPAEKSYRKEITTIHPDLTEKPESLSGHVLVMDDQEIVRNVAAAMLDSCGYTFDFAVDGKEAIEKYISAAKSGNPFDIVIMDLTIPGGMGGKEAVKELLAIAPGAKIIVSSGYSTDPVMANYTDYGFRGRLVKPFQTEDLIKELSRIMQT